In the Solanum pennellii chromosome 5, SPENNV200 genome, one interval contains:
- the LOC107020962 gene encoding E3 ubiquitin-protein ligase SINAT5-like — protein sequence MELDSIECVSSSDGMIDDDEIPLHHPHIIHSQYSSSKTSNNNNINNSSSNNDGIAAIHSTTSVHELLECPVCTNSMYPPIHQCHNGHTICSTCKARAHNRCPTCRQELGDIRCLALEKVAESLELPCKYGSVGCPEIFPYYSKLKHESVCNFRPYSCPYAGSECSVVGDIPCLVSHLRDDHKVDMHSGCTFNHRYVKSNPREVENATWMLTVFNCFGQCFCLHFEAFQLGTAPVYMAFLRFMGDEMEARNYSYSLEVGGNGRKLTWEGTPRSIRDSHRKVRDSHDGLVIQRNMALFFSGGERKELKLRVTGRIWKEQQNLDGGACMPNLCT from the exons ATGGAGTTGGATAGCATTGAATGTGTATCATCTTCAGATGGTATGATAGATGATGATGAGATCCCTTTACATCACCCACATATTATTCATTCTCAATATTCATCTTCAAAGACatccaacaacaacaatattaacAATAGCAGCAGCAATAATGATGGGATTGCTGCAATTCATTCTACAACAAGTGTTCATGAGCTTCTTGAATGCCCTGTTTGTACAAATTCTATGTACCCTCCAATCCATCAG TGTCACAATGGACACACAATCTGTTCGACATGTAAAGCGAGGGCTCACAACCGATGTCCCACTTGTAGGCAGGAGCTTGGAGATATCAGATGTTTAGCTCTGGAAAAGGTGGCTGAATCGCTTGAGCTCCCTTGCAAATATGGCTCTGTTGGCTGTCCTGAGATATTTCCTTATTACAGTAAGCTAAAACATGAGTCAGTTTGCAACTTTAGACCATACAGCTGCCCGTATGCTGGGTCTGAGTGCTCAGTTGTTGGTGATATTCCTTGCTTGGTTTCTCATTTGAGGGATGATCACAAGGTAGACATGCACTCAGGATGCACTTTCAATCATCGGTATGTCAAATCTAATCCCCGAGAAGTAGAAAATGCGACGTGGATGTTGACA GTTTTCAATTGTTTTGGTCAGTGTTTCTGTCTCCATTTTGAAGCCTTTCAGCTGGGAACAGCTCCTGTATACATGGCGTTTCTTCGGTTtatgggagatgagatggagGCTCGAAACTATAGCTACAGCCTGGAAGTTGGAGGTAATGGAAGAAAACTTACTTGGGAGGGTACGCCCAGAAGTATAAGAGACAGTCACAGAAAAGTAAGGGATAGTCATGATGGGCTCGTCATACAACGTAACATGGCCCTTTTCTTTTCTGGAGGGGAGAGAAAGGAGCTTAAGTTACGAGTAACTGGAAGGATATGGAAGGAACAGCAGAATCTTGACGGAGGAGCATGTATGCCCAACCTCTGTACTTAA
- the LOC107018462 gene encoding phosphatidylinositol 4-kinase gamma 4-like, with amino-acid sequence MSSAGVVAISPICIKNMVIPLVHGQESILIYVAMSGSMMPLRVLEYDSIESVKVQIQSCKGFVVKNQKLVCGGRELARRDSLIRDYGVSDGNVLHLVLRLSDLQVINVTTSSGEEFTFNVERSRDVGYVKRQLAEKQVGLGDIDEQEVLCRGEYVEDRRIIYDLCKNNDGVIHLFVRKNAKIRARPLDKNFELSIVAPHQNDVVRENGSGTETDHKVLVPRKPPDREIYLEPVIVNPRIEIPVVLGDMIVSAFEGLDRGNYPIRSTEGTGGAYFMRDASGNKFVAVFKPIDEEPMAVNNPQGLPLSVNGEGLKKGTKVGEGGFRECAAYILDHPKSGRRSLSGELKGFAGVPPTTFVRCLHKGFNHPDGVTVKLGSLQKFIENNGSCEDLGPSSFPVEEVHKVAVLDMRLANADRHAGNILMSKGEDGQVELIPIDHGYCLPDSFEDVTFDWLYWPQAHQPFSSETIEYIKSLDAEEDIGLLKLYGWDIPLESARTLRISTMLLKKGAERGLTPFTIGNIMCRETLNKESMIEEILQEALDSKPLGSSEDSFLVSISHVMDRRLDEIA; translated from the exons ATGTCATCTGCTGGGGTGGTTGCAATTAGTCCAATTTGTATAAAGAATATGGTAATTCCGCTTGTACATGGTCAAGAATCGATTTTGATTTACGTAGCTATGTCGGGTTCGATGATGCCATTAAGGGTTTTGGAGTATGATTCGATTGAATCTGTGAAGGTACAGATTCAGAGTTGTAAAGGGTTTGTggtgaaaaatcaaaaattggtTTGTGGGGGTCGTGAATTGGCTAGGAGAGATTCACTTATCAGGGATTATGGAGTTTCTGATGGGAATGTTCTTCATTTAGTCCTTAGGTTATCTGATCTTCAAGTTATTAATGTGACAACTTCTTCTGGTGAAGAGTTTACATTTAATGTAGAGAGGAGTCGGGATGTTGGATATGTTAAACGTCAACTTGCTGAAAAGCAGGTTGGTTTAGGTGATATTGATGAACAGGAAGTGTTGTGTAGAGGTGAATATGTTGAAGATCGGAGGATCATATATGATCTTTGCAAGAATAATGATGGGGTGATTCATTTGTTTGTGCGTAAAAATGCGAAAATTAGGGCTAGACCATTGGACAAGAATTTTGAGTTGTCCATTGTGGCACCACACCAGAATGATGTGGTTAGAGAAAACGGGAGTGGGACTGAAACAGATCACAAAGTTTTGGTCCCGAGGAAGCCTCCTGATAGGGAAATATATTTGGAACCTGTAATTGTTAACCCAAGGATTGAAATTCCTGTGGTACTTGGGGATATGATTGTTTCTGCATTTGAAGGCTTAGATAGAGGAAATTATCCTATTAGATCAACTGAAGGCACGGGAGGAGCATATTTTATGCGTGATGCATCAGGGAATAAGTTTGTTGCGGTGTTTAAGCCAATTGATGAGGAGCCTATGGCTGTGAACAATCCCCAAGGGTTGCCTCTGTCCGTTAATGGCGAGGGCTTGAAGAAAGGAACAAAAGTTGGAGAAGGTGGTTTCAGGGAATGCGCTGCCTACATTTTGGATCATCCAAAGAGTGGACGACGCTCACTTTCAGGTGAGCTGAAAGGTTTTGCTGGTGTTCCTCCAACTACTTTTGTGAGGTGCCTTCATAAGGGTTTCAACCATCCTGATGGCGTTACAGTTAAGCTGGGGTCCTTGCAGAAATTCATAGAGAATAATGGCAGTTGTGAGGATTTAGGTCCTAGTTCTTTCCCTGTCGAGGAGGTGCATAAAGTTGCTGTATTAGATATGAGGCTGGCAAATGCAGATAGGCATGCAGGTAATATTTTAATGAGCAAAGGTGAAGATGGCCAGGTTGAGCTCATTCCAATTGATCATGGCTACTGCTTGCCCGATAGT TTCGAAGATGTCACATTTGACTGGCTCTACTGGCCACAAGCTCATCAACCTTTTAGCTCCGAGACCATTGAGTACATTAAATCACTTGACGCTGAGGAAGACATAGGCTTATTGAAGTTATATGGGTGGGACATACCTTTGGAAAGTGCTCGCACACTCCGCATCTCCACCATGCTTTTGAAGAAAGGTGCAGAGAGGGGTCTCACACCATTTACCATAGGGAACATCATGTGCAGGGAAACCTTGAACAAGGAATCCATGATCGAGGAGATTCTTCAAGAAGCGTTGGACTCTAAGCCCCTTGGCTCAAGTGAAGATTCATTCCTTGTATCCATCTCCCATGTAATGGACCGTCGTCTTGATGAGATTGCCTGA
- the LOC107020103 gene encoding dynamin-related protein 5A-like codes for MENLIALVNRLQRACTALGDHGEESSLPTLWDALPTIAVVGGQSSGKSSVLESIVGKDFLPRGSGIVTRRPLVLQLHRIEEGREYAEFGHLPRKRFTDFAAVRKEIADETDRETGRSKQISSVPIYLSIYSPNVVNLTLIDLPGLTKVAVEGQPDSIVLDIENMVRSYIEKPNCIILAISPANQDLATSDAIKISREVDPKGERTFGVLTKIDLMDKGTDAVDMLEGKSYKLQFPWIGVVNRSQADINKNVDMIAARRREREYFSSTPEYRHLANRMGSEHLGKVLSKHLESVIKSRIPGLQSLINKTIIELETELSRLGKPIATDAGGKLYMIMEICRSFDGNFKEHLDGVRPGGDKIYYVFDNQLPAALKRLQFDKQLSMENVRKLITEADGYQPHLIAPEQGYRRLIESSIVSMKGPAEAAVDAVHAILKELIHKAISETAELKQYPSLRVEVSNAAVESLERMRDESKKATLQLVEMECSYLTVDFFRKLPQDIEKGGNPTHSIFDRYNDSYLRRIGSNVLSYVNMVCATLRNSIPKSVVYGQVREAKRSLLDHFFTDLGKKEGKQLGTLLDEDPAIMQRRLSLAKRLELYRAAQAEIDSVAWSK; via the exons ATGGAGAATCTCATAGCATTAGTTAACAGATTACAGAGAGCTTGTACTGCACTTGGAGATCATGGTGAAGAAAGTTCGTTACCTACTCTATGGGATGCTTTGCCTACTATCGCTGTTGTCGGTGGACAG AGTTCTGGGAAATCTTCGGTGCTTGAGAGCATTGTTGGAAAAGACTTTTTGCCTCGTGGATCAG GAATTGTCACCCGCCGCCCCCTTGTCCTACAGCTTCATCGGATAGAAGAAGGTAGAGAATATGCAGAATTTGGACACCTACCAAGAAAGAGGTTTACTGATTTTG CTGCTGTGAGGAAGGAGATTGCTGATGAGACTGATCGAGAAACTGGCCGCAGCAAACAGATTTCTAGTGTGCCAATTTATCTCAGTATATATTCTCCAAATG TTGTTAACTTGACTCTGATCGATCTTCCTGGGCTTACAAAAGTAGCAGTTG AGGGGCAGCCTGACAGCATTGTATTAGACATCGAAAACATGGTTCGGTCTTATATTGAGAAG CCCAATTGTATTATTCTTGCAATTTCCCCTGCGAATCAAGATCTCGCAACATCGGATGCAATCAAGATTTCTCGTGAAGTAGACCCTAAAG GAGAAAGGACATTTGGAGTTCTGACGAAGATTGATCTCATGGATAAGGGTACCGATGCTGTTGAT ATGTTGGAAGGAAAATCATATAAGCTACAGTTTCCATGGATTGGTGTTGTCAATCGTTCACAAGCTGATATCAACAAAAATGTGGATATGATTGCTGCTAGGCGTAGGGAGAGAGAGTACTTTTCTAGTACCCCTGAGTACCGGCATCTTGCTAACAGAATGGGTTCAGAACATCTTGGGAAAGTTCTGTCAAAA CATTTGGAGTCTGTTATCAAGTCTCGGATTCCAGGTCTCCAGTCTCTTATCAACAAAACTATAATTGAGCTAGAAACTGAGTTGAGCCGTCTTGGAAAGCCCATTGCCACGGATGCGGGA GGAAAATTGTACATGATAATGGAAATCTGTCGTAGTTTTGATGGAAATTTCAAAGAACATCTTGATGGAGT TCGACCAGGAggtgataaaatatattatgtcttTGATAATCAGCTCCCAGCTGCATTAAAAAGACTGCAATTTGACAAGCAACTTTCAATGGAAAATGTAAGGAAACTTATAACTGAAGCGGATGGATATCAACCACATTTAATAGCTCCTGAACAAGGATATCGTCGTCTCATTGAATCTTCCATAGTTTCTATGAAGGGTCCTGCTGAAGCAGCTGTTGATGCG GTTCATGCTATACTGAAGGAACTGATTCACAAGGCAATCAGTGAGACTGCG GAGCTAAAGCAGTACCCCTCCCTACGAGTAGAGGTCAGCAATGCAGCTGTTGAATCACTAGAAAGGATGAGGGATGAAAGCAAAAAAGCAACTCTTCAGCTGGTTGAAATGGAGTGTAGTTACCTGACCGTAGATTTCTTCCGAAAGCTTCCTCAAGATATTGAGAAGGGAGGGAATCCGACACATTCTATTTTTGACCGTTATAATGATTCCTATCTTCGAAGGATAG GGTCAAATGTCTTGTCTTATGTCAATATGGTTTGTGCAACTTTGAGGAATTCAATTCCGAAGTCTGTAGTTTATGGTCAAGTACGGGAGGCCAAACGCAGCTTGCTTGATCATTTCTTCACTGATTTAGGCAAGAAGGAG GGGAAACAGCTAGGTACTTTGTTGGATGAGGATCCAGCAATTATGCAGCGTCGTCTCTCTCTGGCAAAGAGACTTGAGTTATACAGAGCTGCTCAAGCTGAGATTGATTCAGTAGCATGGTCTAAGTAA